The Pseudomonas sp. HOU2 DNA window TAACTGCTCGCCCAGATCCGCCTCGACCTTGATCGCCTGTCCCGGCTTGACCTGGCCGGCGGCAATCCAGCTGCCCAGCCAATCGACCGTTGATGCATGAAAGCTGCTGGACATGGACACCTCAAAGCGGATCGCGATGGGTGTCCACGCTAATGATCATATGATTAACAGTCAATCGAGATTTCAAGGTGATTCTCAAAACCAATGTGGGAGCGAGCTTGCTCGCGAAAGCGGTGTATCAATCAACCTAAGTATCGACTGACTTACCGTCTTCGCGAGCAGGCTCGCTTGTATGTTTAGACTTGAAGGGGTGGGCGGGACTACAGACTCGATTCTGACTCTGACCAGTACAGACCGTGGGAGACTTCTCGTCCCGCCCCTTCTACCCAAAGCGCCAATAAGGAATTCATCGGTAAACCGACGACAGAGACAAGCCAGCGCAACGGTAGACCCCAACAAGCTCTTAAACCCTAGCTCCGAGGATTCGTCATGACAATCCTTACTTCGCAGACGGTTGTTGGTATCGATATCGCCAAGGCCGAAATCGTTGTCTATCGCGCCGACCTGGAAACCATTGAAGCGGTCAAGAATGATCGTGCCGCCCTCAAACGTTGGCTCAAAACTCTGCCCGCGCAAAGCGCTATCGCTGTCGAAGCCACCAATATCTACCATTTGGAGACTGTTGATCTGGCTCATGCGATGGGACATCAGGTCTATGTGGTGGATGCTTATCGAGTCAGCCACTATCGTCGCGGTGTCGGTCAGCGAGCCAAAAATGATCCCTGCGATGCACGCGTGCTCGCACGCTATCTGACGAATGAACAAAGCAAACTGCGGCTTTGGAACCCGCCTCCTAAAGCCTACACCGTACTGAAAAGCTTGCTGCACAGACGCGCGACGCTGATTCAGAACCATACGGGTCTGATGTTGAGCTGGGCCGATGAACCCTTGCTGAAGAAAGAACGTACGGCTCAGCAAAAGGCATTCGAGCGATCCGACAAGGTCATTCAAAACCTGCTGCGCAAAGTCAGCAAAGAGGCCGGTATTGATGACAATATTGGCCGCTGCAAAGCAATCGAG harbors:
- a CDS encoding transposase, with product MTILTSQTVVGIDIAKAEIVVYRADLETIEAVKNDRAALKRWLKTLPAQSAIAVEATNIYHLETVDLAHAMGHQVYVVDAYRVSHYRRGVGQRAKNDPCDARVLARYLTNEQSKLRLWNPPPKAYTVLKSLLHRRATLIQNHTGLMLSWADEPLLKKERTAQQKAFERSDKVIQNLLRKVSKEAGIDDNIGRCKAIEGVGELTATGLATTYMRGDFANSDAFIAFLGMDLTVDDSGKKNGPRFLSKKGDPEIRRLAYNAAMAACRSTKWKPFYESYLARGFSKTQALVALARKLCRVAFTLMKNQGEYRSV